The stretch of DNA TCGCACAAATCAAACTTGCCTGTTTAATCTCATCAGAAGTAAGCAAATCTGTCTCAAGTATAACTTTCACAGGGATAGCGCCTGCTGCCGCTACCACGGCTTCAAGATCAGACTGCACCAAAGAATACTTCTTGTCCTTCATTGCAGTGATATTAAGTACCATATCAACTTCATCGGCGCCGTCTTCAATTGCTTTTGCTGTTTCAAATGCTTTTACATCGCTTCTTGAAGCCCCCAGAGGGAAACCGACAACAGTTACAATTTTAACATTAGAGCCGTTGAGATATTCTTTTGCAAATCTAACATTTACGGGATTTACACAAACACCCAAAAACTTATATGCCACAGCTTCATCAAAAAGTTTTTTCAATTCAGCTTCCGTTGCGTCAGGTTTTAACAGAGTATGCTCTATGTAATTATTAATTTCTTTCATATTTTCCTCTTCTTAACTATAATATTTATTGTCTACAAAAATACAGTTTTGGTCAAATATGAAAAGAGCCATCCTAACAATTTTAATAATGCTGCTAATTTCTCCAAGTGTTTGCGCAAAAGATAATACAGCACAGATGATTTATGCTGATGCCTACGGGCATCTTATCAAAAATAACCTTTTTGAATCTAAAAGACTTTATGAAAAAGGCATTAAAATATACCCGAACAGCTCATTTTTGTACGCAGGTCTGGGGGATGTTTATTTAAAAGAAAAAAAATATGACAAAGCCCTGGAATATTACACACAGGCGCAAAGAAAAAGCCCCGCCAACCCCAACTATAAAATAAGTTTTTATAACGTAATGGCTGAAAAAATAAACGCAAAAATACAATCCTCGGTGGAGCTGTTTTTTGCCGCCTCAAAAAATGCAACGGATAATGCTGTTATAGCTAAAAATATAATGGCTGTTAACAATGAAGATTACACAGCCCTGCGGTTTATAACCGATTTTTATCAGGATTTTAACGATAAAGACCTGCAAGAAGGTAATCAGGAACGCTTTAACGGTAAATACGACAAAGCCGTCAAAGCTTATCAAAACACTCTTTTAAAGGCACCTGACAACTATAAAGCGCTGAATAATATTGCCCTGCTTTATATGGACAAAAAAGACTTTAAAACAGCGCTTGTATACTTAAAAAAATCGGAAGAAAATAACAAAAACTCTTCTTATATTTACAACAATCTTGCTGTATGTTCTTTTTATCTGAACAATTACAATGAGATGAACTCTTATTTTGACAAAGCATTAAAAAGCTACAAAGACTATTCAAGCGTTTATAATAATCGTGCGGCGGCAGAAATTTATATTGCATTAAATTCCTTCAATAACCAAAATATTGCCGCATTAGCAGGTATAGCCAAGTCACACCCTGATAATATTTTCGCTAAAAGAACACTGGCATCGCTTTATAATTTGAAAGGAGATTATTCCAACGCCGCTGCAGTTATAAACACCGCCAACAATGCCTATAACTTTAATCTGTTTTACCTAAAAGCGTTATACAATTTTAAAAATAAAGATTATCTGACTGCGAATGCCGATATAGACAAAGCTATTTCTCTGTATTCCTCAAACCCTGATTTTTTCATACTAAAAGCAAGAATATTAAGTGCAACTGGCGATTTGTCGGGAGCAGCGGAATACTTTGAAAAATCAATATCCAAAAGACCTTCAAACAACACCATTTATTATTACTATGCCCAATCTCTCGCTAAAATCGGACGTTTCAAAGAAGCGGGCATGATGATGAGCAAGTACCTTGAGATGAATAATATAAAAATCAGTTCTGATGTGTTTTTGAAATAGCTTAAAAACCCTTGACTCAGCTGATAATTTTGCAGGAATAAGCTTCTGTATATGTATTTTTGTTAAGCCAAAATATATAAAAAACTTGTGCATGACCACAAACGAACTATATACTAATTTTGGATAGGCACTTAAATTTATTCGGTTAAATGACTGGGGAAATAAGGATGTTAAGCACCTTTGTTATTGGCGTATACGGCAAAAACAATTATTCTGATAAAGTGAGTTTTGGGGCAGAGTTGCCGTCGCATTTGAAGACTTATAAAAGCTCATATACTTCACAAAGATTAAAATATCCTCCAAAGGAAGACGGCCCATACGGCTCAATACAAAAAGTTCAAAAGAGATTAATTGAAAGTATTGAGAAAGAAGCGTACCTCAAGGGAGTTTCCGTTTCCGAGCTTTTAGCAGAAAAATTAGGCTTCCCTTCCCACAAACCGACTAATTTTTCAATGCCAAGTAAAACGGTAAGAATAGATAATTTAAGAGTGTCCTCCCTGATTGATGGGGGGCAAATTTTTAAAAAGACACTTGATTATATAGAGGGCGCTCAAAAATCTATTCAGGTAAAAATGTTTGAATTCCAAAATTTAAAAATTGATGGTGAGCTTTGGCCGAGAAACGGAGCTGAAAATTTACCCGGAGCTCAAGACCAGCAAAGAATTCTGGAAACAATAATCAAAAAGAAACAATCAAACCCCGATATGAAAATACAAATGATACTGGATGCCCATAAATGGTACATAGACGGCAGCGGAAAGAGAAAAAGACACTACGGTAATCAGGCGGTCATTAAATACCTTAAAGAAAAGGGGATTGATGTTGTATTCTACCCGAAAGATGCTATGATTCAACACGAAAAAGTTTTAATCGTAGATTCTAAAAAAGCTGTAATAGGCGGCATGAACTGGGGCAACCACTCCTGTGCAAACCATGATGCCTGCCTTGCAATTGAAAAATTCAAAGGTCAAAATTCCGCAATAGATAATTTGGTTCATGATTTTAATACCGACTTCAAATTCTGCTGGTACAAGATAGGACAAAAAAGATTTGTAGACGGACCTTTAAATGAAGAAGAGCAAAAATTATATAAAGGAATAAATAAAGAAATCAAAGAAGAAAATGTTCATTTTTACAATCTTTTAAAAGATTATTTTGACACCCCTCAAGCAAGAAGCAGGTACTCGGAAGGGCGTTTAGACTTAATAGAAGCAAATCCGGTAAAAGATTCTCCGATAAAAATATTGAGAACTAAACCCAGAGAGCTTGAAGAAATCGGAGAAAAAGGAAGCGAAGGCATCCTCGACTACCTTACAGACAGAGTAAAAACCGCCAAAAAAATCAGCGGAGAACTGTTCTTCTTTACGGACAAAGAGCTTATAAAAACAATCATAAAAAGGGTTAAAGCGGGTGAACTCGATGCCAGATTTATAATCGAGAGAAATGTTTTCCCATACTGCGAGAATGCGTATGATGAACTTAAAGAAGCCGGTATAGATATACGAATTTACAAAGGACACAGAAGAACAAACCAAAGAATGCACGCTAAATGGGCAATTTTTGACGATGCGGATATTTTTATGGGTTCTTCTAACTGGACATCAAGAGCGCTAAGACAAAATCTTACTACAGGTGTGAGAAAAGACCTGCCGCTGCATACAAAAGAAATTGAAGAAAAAATACTATACTTCATTAGAGAAGTTAAACCCCACGAAAACAAACTTCACCTGCCGAATATAAAATGGGACGGCAGCGCAAACAGCTATCAAAAGTTAAAAGAAACAAGAAAATTGTTAAAATCCGTTTACAGGCAGCTTAATGAAAAAGGTTACGCATTCTTCGCTTTAGACGGACATCATTATAGCTTTAATCAAAGTGAAATGTCGGTTTTTGTTGACGGAGTAAAACGCCCGTTTCACCCTGATGATGAAAGAACCGTTATGGCAGAAGTCCGTAAAATACAAGAATTTTATAAAAGTATACAGTACAAACACCTTTCAAAAGAAAAATACAAAAGAGGCAACAATGAAGTAGCCATAGTAGTCAACTCGCCAAATCTGGCAAAAACTTTTTTAAAACAATTTGAATTGGATTACAATTATTCAAAATCAAACTATGAAACAGAAAACAATCAGGACATTCCGAGTATACCGCCGAAGTTGCACCTTGCAGGATAATAATATGCAAATAACACCAATCAGACTTAATACCCAAAGTATAACAACAAATAACAACAATAAATACGTAAAGAACCCTGTTTCAACACCGTTAAACGTTCTTAAAGATACTGATGTATACCATTATTATCAACCTAATTTCAGGGGAATATTGTTTGAAACAAGAGTTATAAAGAGCGTTAAAGATAAAGAGTTCCAAGGTGAAGGTATCTATAGGAAACTGCCAACAGGGTCTTTTATCGATTTAAAAAAATTAAACTACAAAAATATATGCAAAGAACCTCTGGATATAACCAAATCCACAAGAAACGAAATCACAGCTCACAGGTTTTCTTTGGCGCTTATAGAAAATAATGCAAGAAACCCTGATGAAGATTCGGAATTCTCCACACAATGGGTTACAAAATACAACCCCGACAACAGACATTCCCCTCTTGCGGTTTCACATGCGTTGAATGACTTTTTCACTATGGAAGAAATTTTTGCAAAAAACAGACAAATCCTGAGAGACCCCGGACGTTGCAAATCATTGGATATCCCAATAACAGACAAAGAGGGCAATCTTTGTATAGACGCCATAGTCTTTGATACTGAAACAACGGGAACAAATATAAATAAAGACAAAATTGTTCAAATAGGAGCAAGACTGATTAAAAACGGCAGACTGGTTAAAGGAGAAGAAGGCGAATATGACAAACTTATAAACCCTGAAATCCCAATCCCCCCGGGCGCTTCTGCCGTAAACGAAATTACGGATGAAATGGTCAAGGATGCCCCGCCTATTGAAGGTGTAATGAATGAATTCCTGGGGAAATACATGAACAAAGGAAACGGCGTAATTGTTGCCTGGAACGGGGTAAAGTTTGATATTCCGCTCCTGAACAGAACAATAAGAGAATTAAGAGAAGTAAATGATATTAAACCCGGAAACCCAAAAGACAAAATTATTTCCGAAAAACAGCTTTTTAAGGTTTTAGACCCTCAAATTCTTATAATGAGAATCCATCCGTTTTTAGGCGCATCAAAAAAACTATCTAACCAGTACCATTGGATGTTCTGCAAACCCATGGAAGATGCGCATGATGCGTTGGCGGATGTAAACGGTACTATTCCCATACTCAAATATTGTCTGTATTGGCTTAATGAACACAGGACAAACAAATCCGTTCCCCTTACGCTAAGACAGGTTTTACTCTTCCAGAACGGCGCCCCGAACATTCCCGAAATCGAATCTTTCCTTCATCCTTCAAAGAATTTTAACGCCAATGTTCAATTCAAAGTATCTTACAGGCCTGAGAATTTGGATGTAATAAATTATTTTGACAAATACTATCTGGACGAAAACAGTCTTTATGATTTAGAAGAGGAAATAGGTGAAATTAATATCCAAAAACTTAAAGACAAAGAGATAGTCGGTACAAAAATAAACGATAAGTATAAAGGCAGCCCGCTTCAGGCCGCCGAAACCAAAAAAATCCCTAATTCAAATAAAAAAATAAGTCTTTCTTACGTTATGAGAGAAAATTTCAAGAAAGTGTTAGGATTTGCGGAACTTGAGCCATATAACGGCAAAACTAAAGAAGAAATAGAAGATATTATTATTGAAAAATCAAAAGTTTATCTTGGAGAAGACAGCAAAACTCTATTTATAAAAAACACAAACCCCGATGATGTCCCGTTGGGAAATGATCTGCCCGATGACAACATCACAAGAAAAGTAATGCAGGAAATGAAAGAAGACGAAGAGTAAAAACATAAGGAGATTTTATGAAAATTCAAAGCATAACTCCAATAAGTTATAAAAACGTATCCGCCGACAAATTAAATAACCGAATAGCAAACAGCCATTGTTCAACACCTGCTTCAAACAGCTTTTGCCTACCAAACTATCATCCAAGTATAGCAATACCGATAGTTTCGTTTAAAAGCAATTATCAAGAAAACAGCTTAAAAAGCGCCGGCTCATTTGAAATCTCTCCCCTCTGGGCTAATTTGACCGTAAGAGAAAATAATCTATATAGAAGAGAAAATGATTTAAGGTCAGACTTTGTAAGAGATTACGACAGAATATTGCATTCAAACGCATATAATAAATTGAGCGGAAAAACGCAAGTATTTTCACACCCGGAATCCGATACAACAAGCAAAAGAATACACCATGTTAACCAAGTTGCTTCAATAGCAGAAGATTTATCAAAGTCATTGGGCTTAAATGTGGAACTTACAAGGGCTATAGCAATCGGTCATGATGTAGGTCATACCCCGTTCGGACATGGAGGGGAACGGGTTCTTAATGCGATTATGAAAGACAACGGATTTAAAGATGGATTTTGGCACGAAAAAAACAGCCTCAGATTTATTGATGATATTGAAACAAAGCTTGACCCGTCCGGGTATGAAAAAAACTTAAACCTCACTTACGCGGTCAGGGACGGGATTCTGTCCCATTGCGGCGAGATAGATGAAAACGGTATTAAACCCAGAACACAATATTTAGACTTAAGAACAATCCAAAAATCCAACAGACCACAGCCTTACACCTGGGAAGGCTGTGTTGTAAAGATATCCGATAAAATCGCATATCTTGGCAAAGATTTGGAAGACGCCTTGAACAATAAATTTTTAAAACCCGAAAAAACAGAAGAACTCAAACAAACCATTAAAAATGAAACCGGGCTAAAATTCGATACCATTAATAATACTGTATTAATAAATCATTTCATTGCGGATTTACGAAAGAACAGCTCCATAGAAAAAGGGCTATGCTTCTCGGAACCGGCTTTTAAATTAATGAATACTATCAAAAAATTCAACTTCGAAAATATTTATATCCCAAAAGATAATATACAGGAACCATATTATAATTTAGCCGTAAAGACGGTTTTTAACGCACTGGATGCTCTTTACGACGGCAAAAATACCGTCAAAGTTTTAACCGGGCTTAAAGAATCAAAACCAAAGTTAACTGCAAACTTTATCGAATGGCTTATAAAATATTCCAACACTTCACCTGCAGAGCGAATGGGCAGAAAATACGGCAACAGGATTATTTACGATATCAGCAAAAAAGAAGACTACAGGCTTGCAATCATTGAATATATAGCAAGTCTGACAGATAAAGCCTTAACCAAGTCCTTCGATGAAATAATTTTCTTTGGATAACGTAAAACCGCAATAGTTATCGAGTTAATTTATCCTTTTTCCACCCTGATTTTATACCCCAATAATGCAGCAATATCTTCAAACTCGTCATATCTTAAGGTTTTTCTTAATAGTTTACTTGAAATACTTTGGGCAGTATAATGCCGGCTTGTTTTCTCCGCCAACATTGGCGCCAATTCTTTTATAGTCAGATTTTCCTTTAATAACATTATTTTTAATTGTTCTCTCGAGCTCATTATAATCCCTCAAAATATATTTATAGATATTATTATATCTATAGAGAAATACTATTGACAAATAAGAAATTTTAAAATATCATTATATATCGCTATAGCCATATTAATATCTATAGTGCTATGCGAAATTAAGTATTATTAACAAAAGGAACAAAAATGGGCAAAAAGGAAAAACTGTTCAAAATAAACAAAGAAGCATCGGCTAAAATTTCTGAAATAAAAGCGATTCTTGCAGCTTTAGCCGACCTTGAACAAGGCTGCTACCCCGCAAATACACTAATTGACATAGCAAAAAGAAAATCTATGAGTGTCTTGTATAATATAGAAAAGAATAGAAAAATTCTAAAAATTCTGGATTAAAAAACGTCCTGATTATTGAATATAAAGCAAAAAAACTCACATTAGTAGACGATTTTAGAACTTATTTACTAAAGCTAACAGCTTAAAACTACTAGTATATAGTAATTTTAGACATTTTGATGTGATACAATAAATGTAGAAAGTAAAAATATAAAGAAAGTAAAACGGTACAATCATGGCTCGTAGAGGAAAAGCAAATAAAAGATGGAGTGGCATTTTTATGGAAAAATTGCCTCCTAATCCTACTAAAGAAGAATATGAAAAAAGATTTAATGCTTTTATTAAAAGATACAATATAAAAGGTGGTACAAGAGAATTACAATTAGAAAAAGTTATTTTTTACTTATCACACGAATTAAAATTAGATATATTTGCGGTTGAATGTGAACATGAAAAAATAGTTAAGGAATATGCTGACTATATTTTTTGGTGGAAGGTTTTGGAAACAAAAAAAATACAAAAAACTTCAATAGAAAAAGCTATAAGTTTTCTATGGAAAGATTGGTTTAATCAGGAAGAAAAATTAAAACAAGCCGAAAAGCAGAATAAAAATATTATATCAACCATTGAGAAAAATATTCATATTGCATGTGGCGATATACTTGATGCTATTAATAATAAAGAGAATAATTCTACAGTAGATTTATCAAAACGTTTTTTCAGAATTCAAAAAAGTAATGAACTTGTTATAAGGCAGAGAAATTGGGAAAACCAACAAAAGGAGATGCAGCAGGTAACATCCGAAAACTTGCTACCAGTTGATATAAACTTTATTTGTTCTATGTATCCAACATATAAAAATTTATATGACTTAGAGAAACAATCATTAATATATTTTCATAACGCAGAATTATAGATTTTATGACATTTAATTCTTGCATTAAATGTCGATACAAGCATTTAAAATTTTTTTATAATGGTTACTGTTAAGACAAAACAGGAGAAAGTAAAATGACGGAAACCATTAGGCTAGATATTACAAAATTACCATTGAAATTAGTTATTTCAAAAGATGGCAAAGAAAAAGTTTATTACATTAAGACAAACAAGTTCAAAAGTGGAGTTTTCTTAAATAAAGCTGAATAAGTCCAGCATATTTTACTTTCTTTATAGTAGCCAGCGAACGCAAGCGATTATTTTTTTATCGTATTAGCAAATAGCAAGCAAACAAAAGACCAACAACGTTCTTTGCTTGCTATTTTTTGTGCAAATTTTTGAGAAAAGGAAACAAATGACTTTACCTAGTCAAAAAATCATAAATGAAACAATCTCACACTTCAGCGATTGCGGTGGTGAAAACATCACCGAAGCTGAAGCGATTGAAATTGTGTCAAATATTGTTGGCTTTTCTCGATTGATGATGAAACTAGATAAAAAAAGACAAGAAGCATTACTAACACAGGAGAATAACAAATGAAAAAACAACAAACGAATTTTACAGAAACATCGGGTGATTATTTAACCCGAAACCCAAAAGACCTTGCAAAATCAATCAAAAATTTAAAAACTTACCAACAGATAACACATGTCATAGTCAGAGATGCACAAACAAGAAAGGGGAGCAAAGATGGCAGAAAATAAAAAAGCCTCTGAATTTGAGAACAGCGGCTTTACAGATAATATCATTAAATCTAACTCTATTATAGCACATAGCGCAGGAGATGATTTTGTATATTCAGATTGGAGGAAAAGCGGAATCTCGGACGAAACCATTAGTAAATATATCTCTAAAGGCTATCTTAAATTAACTCCTGACTGGTGGGAGTTGATCTATTCAGACCTATTTGAAAATAAAAAATCTGATTATTGGACAAAACGTCTCAAGAACCCAATAGACGGCAAGTACATGAGACCTAAAGCAAAAGCTCCTAGATTTTATAGACCACTTGACTTATCACCTGAAGTCCTTAGTAATCCGGAAAATTATGTGGCAATTGTTGAAGGGGAGAAAAAAGCTATTAAGGCTGTAGAAGCTGGAATAAACTGTGTAGCAATCGCTGGTGTATGGTGTTTTAAAAGTAAAAAAACAAAAGATGGTTTAATGCCTGATATACATAAAATTGACTGGAAAAATAAAGTTGTATATTTATGTTTTGACAGCGATATACAGCATAAACCAAGCGTAAAGAGTGCTTTATGTGCTTTGGTAGAGCTGTTACAAGAGCTTGGAGCAATCGTTAAAAACTTAGACTTAACACTGCTTGATGATGGAAGGAACTTAAAAATTGGGCTTGATGATGCCTTAAAAATTTTTGGTGAAAAAGTAGTATTTGACCTTATGAAAAACGCTAAAACTTTTGATACGCTCGAAATGCAGGCAGAAATCTTGCTTAAAGGTATATCGAGTGTAAATGATGCAGAAGAAATTAAATGGGTTGTACCAGACCTATTTGCAAAAGGTTATGTCGGATTTACTTTTGGGGAAGCTGGTAGTAAGAAAACTTGGTTCTTATTAGATACGAGTATAAAGCTATCAAATGGAATAGACGTTTTTAACGGTATTGAAGTTGAACAATCAAAGGTCTTATTTTTTGAAGGCGATACTCCTAACCCTATGATTCAAAAACGTTTGAAACAGCTTGGAGGTAGGTTAAATGATGAGTATTTTAATTATGTAAACCGCTACTCCGCTGACCGAGATGGCATTGATATTAGCTTATCAGACAAAAAAGGCAGAAAATATGTAGAAAAATGCATTGAAACATTCAAACCTGATATTGTAATTTTCGATACGCTAATATCCTTTATTGACGCTGATGAAAGCAAACAAGATGAAATGAAAAAAATAGTTGATGCGTTACGGAAGTATGCAGCAGACTATGATTGTCATATTTTAATATGCCATCATGCAAGAAAGCGTGAATCAGGGGAAAAACGAGGAAAACTTGACCAGTCAGACTTAATCGGCAGTTCGGTCTTAAATAGGCTTGCTAGCGTTATTCTAGCTGTTGATAAGGGCGAAAAAGAGGAGGAGGGCATACTAAGAGTTAATAAATCTTGGTTTAAGCCCTTTGATTCATTGAAATTTGAACTTGTTGACATGCCTGAAAATCGCATAAAAATTGAGTTTGAGACACATGCAGAAGCTAATACTAAAGCAAAGGCTATGAAAAATAAAATCATAGAATACATTAAAACCAAATCCGCAACGACGTTGACACGCAAAGAGCTTGTGAGTGCATTGGAAGACGAAGCAGCTGTTAAAAATGCCCTGAAGATGCTTGAAATGGACGGTTTTATTCAAGGTGGGGGCAATACGAAAAATAGAATATATACGGTTATACCCCCTAAAAAATAACCAAATCAACCTAAAACCCTATTACTATTGAATTTCATTCGGACTTCAATGAAAACCGAATAGAACCTTTATATTTATTGAATTTTAGCCTATTCGGTTTAAAAAAAGGGTATTAGACAAGACCTATTATTTTTAGATACTAACAAAACTCAGAGGATAAAATGTTTAATAATTCAGATAACCTAAAAATCAGGCTATTAGCAGACCAACCGCCCATGCCAGCGACGCCTACAAGCGACGTTATTAAGCCGGAGGGTGTAAATACACCTAGAAACCTTTTTGAACTCAATAAAACGGCTTCTACAAGGGCAGGGAAATACAGTATTGATAAGGAACACAGGAAATTAATCGTTGACGGCAATGAATATTTTATCAATGACTTTTTCAACATAGAAAACGCCATTAGCGGTGATTTTAAAACATTGGATTATATTTTCACTTTCAACAACCTTAACATTGATGATTTCAGGACATAGGGTATAAGGTGCAAGGTCTTTTTAATGCTACCTCTCTTAAAAAGCCTTGTTATATCAGTAATACAGACACATGAGGGGCAAGAGATGTACAATTATAATAAGGAGAAAAACATGACAAATTCAGAAACAGCGGAATCAAAAGTAGTGGTCTACTTTGGACTTAATCAAATCGAGAGAGAAATATCACCTGATGAGCCTTGCTACATCTTTCATAGTGGCGGTTTCTTTCTTGATAACCTATCAATTACCCAAAACGGATATACAAGGGAATATAGTACGCCTAACGTTGCTAATATAACTACATTTCTGATATTTATAGCAATGAGTATTCTATTTTTATTTGTGTGGTCATTTATTTTTGTAATGTCACTAAGATAGATATTTTATTACCGCAATAACATAACAAAGCCGTTAAAATAAAAATTAGCGGCTTTTTATTTTCATAATATTACTTCACTAGCTGAAAGAATTTATACATCAATCTTGTTAGCTTGTCATTATCCTGCATTGATGCGGTCATTTCTGTTAAAAGTTCTTCTTTAGGTGCTAAGTGTTCAAAGACAAACAATTCACTAGGCTTTATTTCTAATACAGCTAATATTTTTTCAAGATTTTCAGCGGTGGGGTAATATTTGCCGTTTTCAATGTTGCTCAAACTTGCGGGTTCCATTTCAATAATTTCTGCAACCTGCTCTTGAGTCAATTTTTTCGATTTTCTAATTTCTTGGATTCTTTTACCTAGTAATTTCTTAATGTCCATAACTTCACCCCTATTTTAATTATCCGAATAACAGGCATGAAATATAATTTGGCAAAACAACAAAGAATTATTGTAATTTGGTGTTTTGCATGGATAATATAAAGTAAAACACCAAGT from Candidatus Gastranaerophilales bacterium encodes:
- the deoC gene encoding deoxyribose-phosphate aldolase — encoded protein: MKEINNYIEHTLLKPDATEAELKKLFDEAVAYKFLGVCVNPVNVRFAKEYLNGSNVKIVTVVGFPLGASRSDVKAFETAKAIEDGADEVDMVLNITAMKDKKYSLVQSDLEAVVAAAGAIPVKVILETDLLTSDEIKQASLICAKSGASFVKTSTGFVKNGAGAKAPDVRVMYETVKDFGLEVKASGGIKTYDDAVKLIEAGAARLGTSSGAAIVKG
- a CDS encoding tetratricopeptide repeat protein is translated as MLLISPSVCAKDNTAQMIYADAYGHLIKNNLFESKRLYEKGIKIYPNSSFLYAGLGDVYLKEKKYDKALEYYTQAQRKSPANPNYKISFYNVMAEKINAKIQSSVELFFAASKNATDNAVIAKNIMAVNNEDYTALRFITDFYQDFNDKDLQEGNQERFNGKYDKAVKAYQNTLLKAPDNYKALNNIALLYMDKKDFKTALVYLKKSEENNKNSSYIYNNLAVCSFYLNNYNEMNSYFDKALKSYKDYSSVYNNRAAAEIYIALNSFNNQNIAALAGIAKSHPDNIFAKRTLASLYNLKGDYSNAAAVINTANNAYNFNLFYLKALYNFKNKDYLTANADIDKAISLYSSNPDFFILKARILSATGDLSGAAEYFEKSISKRPSNNTIYYYYAQSLAKIGRFKEAGMMMSKYLEMNNIKISSDVFLK
- a CDS encoding phospholipase D-like domain-containing protein, whose protein sequence is MLSTFVIGVYGKNNYSDKVSFGAELPSHLKTYKSSYTSQRLKYPPKEDGPYGSIQKVQKRLIESIEKEAYLKGVSVSELLAEKLGFPSHKPTNFSMPSKTVRIDNLRVSSLIDGGQIFKKTLDYIEGAQKSIQVKMFEFQNLKIDGELWPRNGAENLPGAQDQQRILETIIKKKQSNPDMKIQMILDAHKWYIDGSGKRKRHYGNQAVIKYLKEKGIDVVFYPKDAMIQHEKVLIVDSKKAVIGGMNWGNHSCANHDACLAIEKFKGQNSAIDNLVHDFNTDFKFCWYKIGQKRFVDGPLNEEEQKLYKGINKEIKEENVHFYNLLKDYFDTPQARSRYSEGRLDLIEANPVKDSPIKILRTKPRELEEIGEKGSEGILDYLTDRVKTAKKISGELFFFTDKELIKTIIKRVKAGELDARFIIERNVFPYCENAYDELKEAGIDIRIYKGHRRTNQRMHAKWAIFDDADIFMGSSNWTSRALRQNLTTGVRKDLPLHTKEIEEKILYFIREVKPHENKLHLPNIKWDGSANSYQKLKETRKLLKSVYRQLNEKGYAFFALDGHHYSFNQSEMSVFVDGVKRPFHPDDERTVMAEVRKIQEFYKSIQYKHLSKEKYKRGNNEVAIVVNSPNLAKTFLKQFELDYNYSKSNYETENNQDIPSIPPKLHLAG
- a CDS encoding 3'-5' exonuclease, encoding MQITPIRLNTQSITTNNNNKYVKNPVSTPLNVLKDTDVYHYYQPNFRGILFETRVIKSVKDKEFQGEGIYRKLPTGSFIDLKKLNYKNICKEPLDITKSTRNEITAHRFSLALIENNARNPDEDSEFSTQWVTKYNPDNRHSPLAVSHALNDFFTMEEIFAKNRQILRDPGRCKSLDIPITDKEGNLCIDAIVFDTETTGTNINKDKIVQIGARLIKNGRLVKGEEGEYDKLINPEIPIPPGASAVNEITDEMVKDAPPIEGVMNEFLGKYMNKGNGVIVAWNGVKFDIPLLNRTIRELREVNDIKPGNPKDKIISEKQLFKVLDPQILIMRIHPFLGASKKLSNQYHWMFCKPMEDAHDALADVNGTIPILKYCLYWLNEHRTNKSVPLTLRQVLLFQNGAPNIPEIESFLHPSKNFNANVQFKVSYRPENLDVINYFDKYYLDENSLYDLEEEIGEINIQKLKDKEIVGTKINDKYKGSPLQAAETKKIPNSNKKISLSYVMRENFKKVLGFAELEPYNGKTKEEIEDIIIEKSKVYLGEDSKTLFIKNTNPDDVPLGNDLPDDNITRKVMQEMKEDEE
- a CDS encoding HD domain-containing protein, yielding MKIQSITPISYKNVSADKLNNRIANSHCSTPASNSFCLPNYHPSIAIPIVSFKSNYQENSLKSAGSFEISPLWANLTVRENNLYRRENDLRSDFVRDYDRILHSNAYNKLSGKTQVFSHPESDTTSKRIHHVNQVASIAEDLSKSLGLNVELTRAIAIGHDVGHTPFGHGGERVLNAIMKDNGFKDGFWHEKNSLRFIDDIETKLDPSGYEKNLNLTYAVRDGILSHCGEIDENGIKPRTQYLDLRTIQKSNRPQPYTWEGCVVKISDKIAYLGKDLEDALNNKFLKPEKTEELKQTIKNETGLKFDTINNTVLINHFIADLRKNSSIEKGLCFSEPAFKLMNTIKKFNFENIYIPKDNIQEPYYNLAVKTVFNALDALYDGKNTVKVLTGLKESKPKLTANFIEWLIKYSNTSPAERMGRKYGNRIIYDISKKEDYRLAIIEYIASLTDKALTKSFDEIIFFG
- a CDS encoding AAA family ATPase, with protein sequence MAENKKASEFENSGFTDNIIKSNSIIAHSAGDDFVYSDWRKSGISDETISKYISKGYLKLTPDWWELIYSDLFENKKSDYWTKRLKNPIDGKYMRPKAKAPRFYRPLDLSPEVLSNPENYVAIVEGEKKAIKAVEAGINCVAIAGVWCFKSKKTKDGLMPDIHKIDWKNKVVYLCFDSDIQHKPSVKSALCALVELLQELGAIVKNLDLTLLDDGRNLKIGLDDALKIFGEKVVFDLMKNAKTFDTLEMQAEILLKGISSVNDAEEIKWVVPDLFAKGYVGFTFGEAGSKKTWFLLDTSIKLSNGIDVFNGIEVEQSKVLFFEGDTPNPMIQKRLKQLGGRLNDEYFNYVNRYSADRDGIDISLSDKKGRKYVEKCIETFKPDIVIFDTLISFIDADESKQDEMKKIVDALRKYAADYDCHILICHHARKRESGEKRGKLDQSDLIGSSVLNRLASVILAVDKGEKEEEGILRVNKSWFKPFDSLKFELVDMPENRIKIEFETHAEANTKAKAMKNKIIEYIKTKSATTLTRKELVSALEDEAAVKNALKMLEMDGFIQGGGNTKNRIYTVIPPKK
- a CDS encoding helix-turn-helix transcriptional regulator → MDIKKLLGKRIQEIRKSKKLTQEQVAEIIEMEPASLSNIENGKYYPTAENLEKILAVLEIKPSELFVFEHLAPKEELLTEMTASMQDNDKLTRLMYKFFQLVK